Sequence from the Malaciobacter pacificus genome:
ACCAATTGCAATACCAATACCAGATGCTCCAATAACACCATTTATCACAAATACATCAACAACCCCTAAATACTGCTTTGCAAAAGATGGAAATACAGCCATCATAGCTTGTGATACACCCCAAAAAACTGATAGTCCAATAACTGATAAGAATATAACATTATGTGAAAAAATTGTATTTATATTTTTCTTTAAAAGTTTCCCTTGAAATAACTCTTTTTTATCAAGTGTTAAACTTTCATCTTTTTTATAGTAGGTATGAACTCTTTTTAAAACTAGCACTGAAACTATCATTTCTAGAAATGCAACTGGCAAAATATAGTATGTAAGAGGTAATATGGCAGATAGTAACTCCTCTTTAGTTTGTAGTTCAATTAAATTATTTGCATTATAAAATGCTTCAAAGAAAAATGATGCACTTGCAATTGAGAATAAAATAGCAATAATTGAAGTTGCTTGAAGTGCTGAATTTCCTGATGATAAATTTTTCTTCCCATAAATATCAATAATTAAACCAAATTTAGCAGGTGAGTAAATAGCACTTTGAACAGCAAGTAAAACTAAAGTAATCATCGCAAAATAAAAATTCGAACTAAGATATGCAAATATCATTAAAACAGACAGTGAAAAAGAAGAAATAGCACCGTATATCAAGATATTCTTTTTATTATATTTATCTGATAAATATCCACTTACAGTAAATAAAAGTAAAAAAGGAATTATTATCATGGCATTGATAATAGATATCCAAATAACTTGTGTACTTCCATCAAAAATTTTAAATGCAATATTTTGCAACAACACTTTATGAGCAACATCAACTACAACATTACAAAATACTACAAATAAAAAGGCGAACTTTATTGTTTTAATATTATTTATTTTTCCCATTATACTTCCTTCTTAAACTCTTGAATTGTTGATTTATTAAAGATATACGGTTTTAATGAGTTTAAAATATCTAAAACTAAAATTTCAGGTAAAACTCCCGTTTTTTCTAATACTTTTGAAGATAATTCTCGCTCTAACTTTGCTAAACTTTTACTTGTTTTTATATATTCACTGATTAATTGACTTGTGATTTCATATTTTCGTAACTGTTCAAATGTTTTTAAAACCCCTACTTCTGTTTTAAAATAAATATCTTTTGATTCTACTAACTCCAAATCAATCGCTTCTTTTAAAGTTTGTTCATCTAAATCTTTTTTTGAAACTGGATTTTTAATCTCACTACTTAACATCTGAATTGATTGAAGTATTAATTCTGATCTTTCATCAAAATTTATATTGTAGTAATCAAACAACTCTTTTATGTAATCAATTGAAAAGTTTAGATTATCTTTAAAATATTTTATTAGGTTTAAAACAGTGATTGTAATCTCTGGGTAATATTTCATATTTTTTGAAGTACTTAGTGTATCTGGTA
This genomic interval carries:
- a CDS encoding MerR family transcriptional regulator; protein product: MKIIEDKKYYKMSELVELTGLSNHTISFYFKKGLLPDTLSTSKNMKYYPEITITVLNLIKYFKDNLNFSIDYIKELFDYYNINFDERSELILQSIQMLSSEIKNPVSKKDLDEQTLKEAIDLELVESKDIYFKTEVGVLKTFEQLRKYEITSQLISEYIKTSKSLAKLERELSSKVLEKTGVLPEILVLDILNSLKPYIFNKSTIQEFKKEV